A region of Marnyiella aurantia DNA encodes the following proteins:
- a CDS encoding thioredoxin family protein, producing the protein MKKFTAILLLLIFTTASAQLKWMTLDEARAAQKVTPKKILIDFYADWCGPCKVMEKKTYNHPQIAEYLNQNYYPVKFDAEGNQKIEIYGRVFSNPDFQNKKRRNAMHELTQYMNVNAVPSIVFLDEQSNPITMLQGALTARELEPYIYFFANDEHLKIKTREEWENYQKKFKSKIKD; encoded by the coding sequence ATGAAGAAATTTACCGCTATACTACTGCTCCTGATATTCACCACTGCTTCTGCCCAGCTCAAGTGGATGACTTTGGATGAAGCAAGGGCCGCTCAGAAGGTCACACCTAAGAAAATCCTGATTGATTTTTATGCTGACTGGTGCGGCCCGTGTAAAGTAATGGAGAAGAAGACCTATAATCATCCCCAGATTGCGGAATACCTGAACCAGAATTATTACCCGGTAAAATTTGATGCAGAAGGAAATCAGAAAATCGAAATATACGGACGGGTATTCAGTAATCCTGATTTTCAGAATAAAAAACGCCGCAACGCGATGCATGAGCTTACTCAGTACATGAACGTGAACGCCGTTCCGAGTATCGTTTTCCTGGATGAACAAAGTAATCCGATTACAATGCTTCAGGGTGCGCTTACCGCCCGCGAACTGGAACCTTATATTTATTTTTTCGCCAATGATGAACATCTGAAGATAAAGACCCGCGAAGAGTGGGAAAACTATCAGAAAAAATTTAAATCGAAAATCAAGGACTAA